One window of Triticum dicoccoides isolate Atlit2015 ecotype Zavitan chromosome 5A, WEW_v2.0, whole genome shotgun sequence genomic DNA carries:
- the LOC119303667 gene encoding protochlorophyllide-dependent translocon component 52, chloroplastic-like yields MNSLSNLLAPRARPSLPLPLPLRAAAPATSSARAAAPAPRRWRQRARLPSPVSAVAAEAPSAASLIDGEEKEKEEGQFDWLDQWYPLAPVCDLDPGAPHGKTVLGLRVVAWYDRAVDEWRVFDDACPHRLAPLSEGRIDDKGRLQCVYHGWCFDGRGACQFIPQAPALGPPVHKNSKACVASYPSVVQNNILWFYPRADEEHRDVLQRKRPPFIPEIDDPSFVTVYGVRDLPYGYDVLVEDLMDPAHVPYAHKGLMGKFRKKEDLGRVEFDIEGGGPIKMKTKEANVDGFLTEQQENRGYFRYVAPCTFYGSPLPREVAPFAVDDSPLPSEATEEEKKKKPQFMMVFMCIPVAPGKSRVIWALPRNVGVWLDKVIPRWYYHMGPNALFDSDMYLLHVEERNFAAAGVENWHKAVYVPTSSDNMVIAFRNWFRKHCKSQVGWAVPTADQLPVTPTKDKLMERYWSHVAQCRSCSAALKAMKALEVALQFASVAVVGFLAVAKGTLVTSVVQRAAVVSLAVLCFGASRWLASFIQKNFYFHDYIHAYK; encoded by the exons ATGAATTCCCTCTCCAACCTCCTCGCCCCCCGCGCGCGCCCTTCCCTcccgctcccgctcccgctccgcgccgccgccccggccaccagCAGCGCCAGAGCGGCGGCACCGGCCCCGCGACGGTGGCGGCAGCGCGCGCGGCTGCCCTCGCCGGTCTCGGCCGTGGCGGCGGAGGCGCCCTCGGCAGCGTCGCTGATTGATggcgaggagaaggagaaggaggaggggcagTTCGACTGGCTGGACCAGTGGTACCCGCTGGCCCCCGTGTGCGACCTGGACCCCGGCGCGCCGCACGGCAAGACGGTGCTGGGCCTCCGCGTGGTTGCCTGGTACGACCGCGCCGTGGACGAGTGGCGCGTGTTCGACGACGCCTGCCCGCACCGCCTGGCGCCGCTCTCCGAGGGCCGCATCGACGACAAGGGCCGCCTCCAGTGCGTCTACCACGGCTGGTGCTTCGACGGCCGCGGCGCCTGCCAGTTCATCCCACAGGCCCCCGCCCTCGGCCCACCT GTGCACAAGAACAGCAAGGCGTGCGTGGCGTCGTACCCGAGCGTGGTGCAGAACAACATCCTGTGGTTCTACCCGAGGGCCGACGAGGAGCACCGGGACGTGTTGCAGAGGAAGCGCCCGCCATTCATCCCGGAGATCGACGACCCCTCCTTCGTCACCGTCTACGGCGTCAGGGACCTCCCCTACGG GTACGATGTGCTGGTGGAGGACCTCATGGACCCTGCCCATGTCCCCTACGCGCACAAGGGGTTGATGGGCAAGTTTCGCAAGAAGGAAGACCTCGGCAG AGTTGAGTTCGACATCGAAGGCGGTGGGCCGATAAAGATGAAGACGAAGGAGGCGAACGTGGACGGGTTCCTGACGGAGCAGCAGGAGAACCGCGGCTACTTCCGGTACGTCGCGCCGTGCACCTTCTACGGCTCGCCGCTTCCCAGAGAGGTCGCACCGTTCGCCGTCGACGACTCGCCGCTTCCCAGTGAGGCCACGGAAGAG gagaagaagaagaagccccagTTCATGATGGTGTTCATGTGCATCCCAGTGGCGCCGGGGAAGAGCAGGGTGATCTGGGCCTTGCCGAGGAACGTCGGCGTCTGGCTCGACAAGGTCATACCGCGGTGGTACTACCACATGGGCCCGAACGCCCTCTTTGACTCGGACATGTACCTCCTCCACGTCGAG GAGCGCAACTTCGCCGCGGCCGGCGTCGAAAACTGGCACAAAGCCGTGTACGTGCCCACGTCGTCGGACAACATGGTGATCGCCTTCAGAAACTGGTTCAGAAAGCATTGCAAGAGCCAGGTCGGCTGGGCCGTCCCCACAGCCGATCAGCTGCCGGTGACTCCAACCAAAGACAAGCTCATGGAGAG GTACTGGTCGCACGTGGCGCAGTGCAGGAGCTGCAGCGCGGCGTTGAAGGCCATGAAGGCGCTGGAGGTCGCCCTGCAGTTCGCGTCGGTTGCGGTCGTCGGGTTCCTCGCCGTCGCCAAGGGGACGCTGGTGACGTCGGTCGTGCAGAGAGCCGCCGTCGTGTCCTTGGCCGTGCTGTGCTTCGGGGCGTCCCGCTGGCTGGCGAGCTTCATCCAGAAGAACTTCTATTTCCATGATTACATCCATGCTTACAAGTGA
- the LOC119298230 gene encoding probable histone H2A.5: MEASAAGAVAKAKKYVVGRKLGGGPRKQAVARSVKAGLQFPVGRIGRFLKKGRYAQRVGMGAPVYLASVLEYLAAELLELAGNAAKDNKKSRIIPRHLLLAIRNDQELGRLLAGVTIAHGGVLPNINPVLLPKKAADKEPKSPKKAAKSPKKA; the protein is encoded by the coding sequence ATGGAAGCCTCAGCCGCCGGCGCCGTCGCGAAGGCGAAGAAGTACGTGGTGGGGCGCAAGCTCGGCGGCGGGCCCAGGAAGCAGGCGGTGGCGCGGTCCGTCAAGGCCGGGTTGCAGTTCCCCGTCGGCCGCATCGGGCGGTTCCTCAAGAAGGGCCGCTACGCGCAGCGCGTCGGCATGGGCGCCCCCGTCTACCTCGCCTCCGTCCTCGAGTACCTCGCCGCCGAGCTGCTGGAGCTCGCCGGGAACGCCGCCAAGGACAACAAGAAGTCCCGCATCATCCCGCGCCACCTGCTGCTCGCCATCCGGAACGACCAGGAGCTCGGCAGGCTGCTCGCCGGCGTCACCATCGCCCACGGCGGCGTGCTGCCCAACATCAACCCCGTGCTGCTCCCCAAGAAGGCGGCCGACAAGGAGCCCAAGTCGCCCAAGAAGGCCGCCAAGTCCCCCAAGAAGGCCTAG